In Blautia wexlerae DSM 19850, a single window of DNA contains:
- a CDS encoding ABC transporter permease has product MKQYRNLIKPYLVWAFVVIVIPLILIALYAFTEDGNEVLTFSFTLENFRKFLEATYMSVIFKSFKLGILTTVICLGLGYPLAYIISKCPEKSQSLLILLVTIPEWINMLLRTYAWMNLLSDNGIINHLLGLLGISPVTMMYTDFSVVVGLVCNFMPFMIIPIHTSLSKMDKSFIEAAYDLGANKFQTFTKVIWKLSIPGVLNGIMMVFLLSISTFVIPKLLGGGQYMLIGNLIESQFISVGDWNFGSAISLILAVLILIFMSLMKKMDKDE; this is encoded by the coding sequence ATGAAACAGTACAGAAATCTTATCAAACCATATCTTGTGTGGGCATTTGTGGTCATTGTCATCCCGCTGATACTGATCGCATTATATGCATTTACAGAAGATGGAAATGAGGTGCTGACGTTCTCCTTTACCCTGGAGAATTTCCGCAAATTCCTGGAAGCAACGTATATGAGCGTTATTTTCAAGTCCTTTAAGCTTGGAATCCTGACGACGGTCATCTGTCTGGGACTTGGCTATCCGCTGGCATATATTATTTCCAAATGTCCGGAGAAATCCCAGAGTCTTCTGATCCTGCTGGTAACTATTCCGGAATGGATCAATATGCTTCTGCGTACTTATGCATGGATGAACCTGCTGTCGGACAATGGTATCATCAACCATTTGCTTGGATTACTGGGGATTTCCCCGGTGACAATGATGTATACAGACTTTTCCGTAGTGGTTGGTCTGGTCTGTAACTTTATGCCGTTTATGATCATCCCGATCCATACATCCCTGAGCAAAATGGATAAATCCTTTATCGAGGCTGCCTATGACCTGGGGGCAAATAAATTCCAGACCTTCACAAAGGTTATCTGGAAATTGTCCATCCCCGGCGTGCTCAATGGAATCATGATGGTATTCCTGCTGTCTATTTCCACATTCGTTATTCCGAAACTTCTCGGAGGCGGACAGTACATGCTGATCGGTAACCTGATCGAGTCTCAGTTTATCTCAGTTGGTGACTGGAACTTCGGAAGTGCGATTTCTCTGATTCTGGCTGTGCTCATTCTGATCTTTATGAGCCTGATGAAGAAGATGGATAAAGATGAATAA
- the potA gene encoding spermidine/putrescine ABC transporter ATP-binding protein: MMNKLIELKNLTKNFDDQQVLRGINLDIYEKEFLTLLGPSGCGKTTTLRIIAGFEEPSDGEVLFNGIEISKLPPYKREVNTVFQKYALFPHLNVAENIGFGLNLKKVDKTVIAQKVERMLKMVGLEGFGKRDVTLLSGGQQQRVAIARALVNEPKVLLLDEPLGALDAKIRKQMQVELKKIQQEVGITFIYVTHDQEEALSMSDTVVVMNNGEIQQIGSPTDIYNEPENRFVAGFIGESNIIEGTMIRDYLVAFDGFEFECVDKGFEDNEEIEVVLRPEDLDIVDPGQAKIRGIVRNITFKGVHYEILIETKLRTYMVHTTDYAEVGREVGLKFGPEDIHVMCKMGSY, translated from the coding sequence ATGATGAACAAACTGATTGAGTTAAAAAATCTGACCAAGAATTTTGATGATCAGCAGGTTTTGCGCGGCATCAATCTGGATATTTACGAAAAGGAATTCCTGACGCTTTTGGGACCCAGCGGATGTGGAAAGACAACCACTCTTCGAATCATTGCAGGCTTTGAAGAACCAAGTGACGGAGAAGTACTGTTTAACGGGATTGAGATTTCCAAGCTTCCCCCGTACAAGAGAGAGGTTAATACTGTGTTTCAGAAGTATGCTCTTTTTCCTCATTTAAATGTGGCGGAGAACATCGGTTTCGGGCTGAACCTGAAGAAGGTCGATAAAACTGTCATCGCCCAGAAGGTGGAGCGTATGCTGAAGATGGTTGGTCTGGAAGGCTTTGGGAAAAGAGATGTAACTCTGCTCTCCGGTGGACAGCAGCAGCGAGTGGCCATTGCCAGAGCTCTGGTAAATGAGCCGAAGGTTCTGCTTTTAGACGAGCCCCTGGGTGCACTGGATGCAAAGATCCGTAAACAGATGCAGGTAGAATTAAAGAAGATCCAGCAGGAAGTTGGTATCACTTTCATTTATGTTACCCATGACCAGGAAGAAGCCCTGTCCATGTCAGATACGGTTGTTGTTATGAATAACGGTGAGATTCAGCAGATCGGTTCGCCTACAGATATCTACAATGAGCCGGAAAACCGTTTTGTTGCAGGCTTTATCGGTGAATCCAATATTATCGAGGGAACCATGATCCGTGATTATCTGGTTGCTTTTGACGGATTTGAGTTTGAATGTGTGGATAAGGGATTTGAAGATAATGAAGAGATTGAAGTTGTATTAAGACCTGAGGATCTGGATATCGTAGATCCCGGTCAGGCGAAGATCAGGGGAATCGTGCGGAATATTACGTTCAAGGGTGTACATTATGAGATCCTTATTGAAACAAAACTTCGTACTTATATGGTTCATACCACAGATTATGCGGAAGTCGGAAGGGAAGTGGGACTGAAATTTGGGCCTGAAGACATCCATGTTATGTGTAAGATGGGAAGCTACTGA
- a CDS encoding ABC transporter permease encodes MKKNSRFAGFYMGLIFFLMYLPIAVVIVFSFNESKLPVKFTGFSLKWYQELFHDRAMLEALVNSLILGVLSCLVSAVIGTLGAVGLSRIHWKSKGALEYISILPLMIPEIILGMVLMAFFYMLNLPFGMLTLLIGHTVFCVPYILMEVKARLAGMDPALEEAARDLGAGPFRAFRDITLPLIMPAVISGSLLAFAMSMDDVVISIFVNGPRLSTLPIKVYTQLKTGVTPEINALCTILLAATLVIFIVYSLITKKKK; translated from the coding sequence ATGAAAAAGAATTCAAGATTTGCCGGATTTTATATGGGGCTGATTTTCTTCCTGATGTATCTCCCTATTGCAGTAGTGATCGTTTTCTCATTTAATGAATCCAAACTGCCAGTGAAATTTACAGGCTTTTCCCTGAAATGGTATCAGGAACTTTTCCATGACAGAGCAATGCTGGAAGCACTGGTGAACAGTCTGATCCTTGGGGTATTAAGCTGTCTGGTTAGTGCAGTGATCGGTACTCTGGGTGCAGTTGGGTTATCAAGGATTCACTGGAAGTCAAAAGGGGCGCTGGAATACATTTCCATATTGCCGTTAATGATACCGGAGATCATCCTTGGTATGGTGCTGATGGCGTTCTTTTATATGCTGAACCTGCCCTTTGGCATGCTGACACTGTTAATAGGTCATACGGTATTCTGTGTGCCTTATATTCTGATGGAAGTGAAGGCAAGACTGGCAGGCATGGATCCGGCGCTGGAAGAGGCAGCCAGAGATCTGGGGGCAGGACCTTTCCGGGCTTTCCGGGATATTACGCTGCCCTTAATTATGCCGGCGGTAATTTCAGGTTCGCTGCTTGCGTTTGCCATGTCTATGGATGATGTGGTAATAAGTATTTTTGTGAACGGACCGCGTTTGTCTACGCTGCCGATCAAGGTGTACACACAGCTGAAAACAGGAGTGACGCCGGAGATCAATGCGTTGTGTACCATTCTGCTGGCAGCTACACTGGTTATTTTTATTGTTTATTCACTGATAACAAAGAAGAAAAAATAA
- a CDS encoding ABC transporter permease — protein MKKRRNRSDSSAWMALPLYIFTIVFVVCPLIYMVALSFATPSRGFGVTWKFTLDNYRNILEPVYLNTFVESLNLAFTSTIVIALIGYPFGYFMARLPEHRKKKAQLLLSTPFWVNSLIRLYGWIIILQKKGLLNFVLIKLGIIEKPLSILYSYPAIVIGMIYVLLPFMIMSVYSSAEKLDWSYVEAARDLGASRLQAFFTITLKLTLPGLLSGVILTFVPSMGLFFIADILGGNKVVLVGSLIQDQMTRGSNWPFAAALAVVMMVLTTVLIMIYRKVTNARELEGIG, from the coding sequence ATGAAGAAGCGTAGAAACCGTTCTGACAGTTCTGCATGGATGGCACTTCCACTGTACATTTTTACCATTGTGTTTGTGGTATGCCCCCTTATCTATATGGTGGCGCTGAGTTTTGCTACGCCGTCCAGAGGATTTGGGGTGACCTGGAAATTTACGCTGGACAATTACAGAAATATTCTGGAACCTGTATACCTGAATACATTTGTGGAATCACTGAACCTGGCATTTACCAGTACGATAGTGATCGCTTTGATCGGCTATCCGTTCGGGTATTTCATGGCGAGGCTGCCGGAGCACAGAAAGAAAAAGGCACAGCTTCTGTTGTCCACGCCGTTCTGGGTAAATTCCCTGATTCGTCTGTATGGTTGGATCATTATTCTGCAGAAAAAAGGACTTTTGAATTTTGTATTGATAAAACTCGGGATCATTGAGAAACCGCTGTCCATCCTGTACAGCTATCCGGCAATTGTGATCGGTATGATTTATGTGCTTCTCCCGTTTATGATCATGTCTGTATACTCCAGCGCAGAGAAGCTGGACTGGTCTTATGTGGAGGCTGCCAGAGATCTTGGGGCATCCAGACTGCAGGCATTTTTTACTATAACACTGAAGCTTACACTGCCTGGGCTGCTTTCAGGTGTGATCCTGACTTTTGTGCCATCCATGGGACTGTTTTTTATTGCAGATATTCTGGGCGGAAATAAAGTGGTACTTGTGGGAAGTCTGATCCAGGATCAGATGACAAGAGGAAGTAACTGGCCCTTTGCAGCAGCACTTGCTGTGGTGATGATGGTACTTACAACTGTACTGATCATGATTTACAGGAAAGTGACAAATGCCAGAGAACTGGAGGGAATCGGATGA
- a CDS encoding ABC transporter ATP-binding protein, translating to MAEISLELKEIKKSFTEGEAVLDNISLEISKGEFITLLGSSGCGKTTTLRIIAGLEQPDAGSVWLDGREVTGLEPNQRDVNTVFQNYALFPHMNVAENIGYGLKLKKVPKSEIRKKVSQMLELVQLEGYEKRKPSELSGGQKQRVAIARALVNNPKVLLLDEPLGALDLQLRRAMQIELKHLQKKLGITFIYITHDQEEAINMSDRIAVMKDGRIEQIGTPDEIYNHPKTSYVATFVGNANILHGVAESIQGENAIVKIGNDRVIVKLETSQQDTGDTRAKQYLAAGEKVTLAVRSENILLQETAVIGDTGTDHRDTVDISVSGGGLDAHNKNSVSGLQATVTEKNFAGGQLRVTLKLSDGTQLIASRYGIDASVAEGQTVRCSFLPTDVVLVDREDIHEEA from the coding sequence TTGGCAGAGATTTCACTTGAACTGAAGGAGATAAAGAAAAGTTTTACAGAAGGCGAAGCAGTTCTGGATAATATCAGTCTTGAGATCAGTAAAGGGGAGTTTATTACTTTGCTGGGATCTTCGGGATGCGGCAAGACGACAACATTGCGAATCATTGCCGGTCTGGAACAGCCCGATGCAGGAAGTGTCTGGCTGGATGGCAGGGAGGTGACAGGTCTGGAGCCGAACCAGAGGGATGTGAATACGGTATTTCAGAATTATGCCCTCTTTCCGCATATGAATGTTGCGGAGAATATTGGCTATGGTCTGAAACTGAAAAAAGTTCCTAAGAGTGAGATCAGGAAAAAAGTTTCTCAGATGCTGGAACTGGTGCAGCTTGAAGGATATGAAAAAAGAAAGCCTTCCGAACTCTCGGGCGGTCAGAAACAGAGAGTTGCCATTGCGAGAGCACTGGTGAATAATCCCAAGGTACTGCTTCTGGATGAGCCGCTGGGAGCACTGGATCTGCAGCTTCGCCGTGCGATGCAGATAGAACTGAAGCATCTGCAGAAGAAACTGGGAATTACATTTATCTATATCACTCATGATCAGGAAGAAGCTATCAATATGTCTGACAGGATCGCGGTGATGAAGGACGGACGTATAGAGCAGATCGGAACACCGGATGAGATCTATAATCATCCAAAGACCAGTTATGTGGCAACATTTGTAGGAAATGCAAATATCCTGCATGGGGTTGCAGAGAGTATTCAGGGAGAGAATGCAATCGTAAAGATTGGAAATGACAGGGTAATTGTAAAGCTTGAAACAAGTCAGCAGGATACAGGGGATACAAGGGCAAAACAATACCTGGCAGCAGGAGAGAAAGTAACTCTGGCTGTGAGAAGCGAAAATATATTGTTGCAGGAAACTGCTGTAATCGGTGATACCGGTACAGATCACAGAGACACTGTTGATATAAGTGTGTCAGGCGGTGGTTTGGATGCACATAATAAGAATAGTGTATCAGGTTTACAGGCAACTGTTACAGAGAAGAACTTTGCAGGAGGTCAGCTTCGTGTAACTCTGAAGCTGAGTGATGGTACACAGTTGATCGCCAGCAGATACGGAATCGACGCATCCGTCGCAGAAGGCCAGACAGTAAGATGCAGTTTTCTGCCGACAGATGTAGTACTGGTAGACAGGGAGGACATTCATGAAGAAGCGTAG
- the glgB gene encoding 1,4-alpha-glucan branching enzyme — protein sequence MDEKVYGYMDWPRIEAIVYGEETAPRDVMGPRITQDGVLIQGFFPDAEEVSVISGKKTYVCEKEDEAGYFAVLLPVRKVPEYRFLIKMGETETECYDPYAFPCQITEEEEKAFCAGVYYEAYKKLGAHPVEIKGVKGTLFAVWAPNAVSVNIAGDFNGWIGRATIMHRMPMSGIFELFVPGVEAGTHYKYEIKVKGGEVLLKADPYGNSADHDPEGASVVADVSAFQWNDGDWMKERHRFDDRKQPVSIYETSLEEWKSAEELVEFLAEEDFTHVELHPVMEYLDDITGGYSTYAYYAPTSRFGSVADFQKLVDELHQAGIGVILDWTPAQFPRYASGLEKFDGTPLYERQNPAEAIHPFWGTLLYNYGSPMVKDFLISNACFWAEVYHADGLRMDDVDAMLYLDYGRNPGEWTPNIYGTNENLDALEFLKHLNSVIKERNPGLLLVAQENGLWPELTDSVENDHLGFDYKWSGGWTKDLLEYLSKDPIERKNYHDQLTMSMLYAYCEHYILTLGSRDVGTLKDFADKLPGSEEQKNAQIREAYVYMMLHPGCKMMAPDKDMPKELEVFVKDLNNMYLAHPALYQLDDEYDGFEWVQLMKYEENVLAFMRKTEKPEETVLAVCNFAAIPYENYNVGVPFAGKYKEIFNSDDKKYGGNGVVNTRVKAAKKAECDEREYSITLKLPALGVAVFTCTPEETEKKPAAEHSQIKKSITKTRTVRKAAGKTKATVKTAVKPVTKKVTKEAPQIVNKTEEKIPVKKDLTEKK from the coding sequence ATGGACGAAAAAGTATACGGCTATATGGACTGGCCGAGGATTGAAGCTATTGTGTATGGAGAGGAAACTGCTCCCAGAGATGTGATGGGACCAAGGATCACACAGGACGGAGTTCTTATTCAGGGATTTTTTCCTGATGCAGAGGAAGTAAGTGTGATCAGCGGAAAGAAAACCTATGTCTGCGAGAAAGAGGATGAGGCCGGATATTTTGCAGTATTGCTTCCTGTACGCAAGGTGCCGGAATACAGATTTCTTATAAAAATGGGAGAGACAGAGACAGAATGTTATGATCCCTATGCTTTTCCATGCCAGATCACAGAGGAAGAGGAGAAGGCTTTCTGCGCAGGTGTTTATTATGAGGCATATAAGAAGCTGGGCGCTCATCCTGTGGAGATTAAAGGAGTGAAAGGTACTCTTTTTGCTGTCTGGGCTCCGAACGCAGTGAGCGTAAATATCGCAGGTGATTTTAATGGATGGATCGGACGTGCGACTATTATGCATCGTATGCCTATGTCCGGTATCTTTGAGCTGTTTGTACCCGGGGTAGAGGCAGGGACACATTATAAATATGAAATTAAAGTCAAAGGCGGCGAAGTTCTGTTAAAGGCTGATCCTTATGGGAACAGTGCAGACCATGATCCTGAGGGAGCATCTGTGGTAGCAGATGTAAGTGCTTTTCAGTGGAATGACGGAGACTGGATGAAAGAGCGTCACAGATTTGATGACAGGAAACAGCCGGTTTCTATATATGAAACATCTCTGGAGGAATGGAAATCCGCTGAGGAGCTGGTGGAATTTCTGGCAGAGGAAGATTTTACCCATGTGGAACTCCATCCTGTGATGGAATACCTGGATGATATTACAGGTGGTTATTCTACATATGCATATTATGCACCTACTTCCAGATTTGGAAGCGTGGCGGATTTTCAGAAGCTGGTAGATGAACTGCATCAGGCAGGAATCGGTGTGATCCTGGACTGGACACCTGCACAGTTCCCGCGTTATGCCTCCGGTCTGGAGAAATTTGACGGAACACCTCTTTATGAGAGACAGAATCCGGCAGAGGCCATTCATCCGTTCTGGGGAACATTGCTCTATAATTACGGAAGCCCGATGGTGAAGGACTTCCTGATTTCCAATGCCTGCTTCTGGGCTGAGGTCTACCATGCTGACGGTCTGCGTATGGACGATGTGGATGCCATGCTGTATCTGGATTATGGCAGAAATCCGGGAGAGTGGACACCTAATATTTACGGAACCAATGAAAATCTGGATGCTCTGGAATTTCTGAAGCATCTGAATTCTGTGATAAAGGAGAGAAATCCCGGATTGCTTTTAGTTGCTCAGGAGAACGGACTCTGGCCGGAGCTGACAGACAGTGTGGAGAATGATCATCTGGGATTTGACTATAAGTGGAGTGGCGGATGGACAAAAGATCTGCTTGAATATCTGAGCAAGGATCCTATTGAGAGAAAGAATTACCATGATCAGCTGACTATGTCCATGCTCTATGCATACTGCGAACATTATATTCTGACGCTTGGCAGCAGGGATGTTGGTACATTGAAGGATTTCGCGGATAAGCTGCCGGGAAGTGAAGAACAGAAGAATGCGCAGATCAGAGAGGCTTATGTTTATATGATGCTTCATCCGGGATGCAAGATGATGGCACCGGATAAAGATATGCCAAAGGAACTGGAAGTATTTGTCAAAGACCTCAATAATATGTATCTTGCTCATCCTGCACTTTATCAGCTGGATGATGAATATGATGGATTTGAATGGGTTCAGCTGATGAAGTATGAGGAGAATGTGCTCGCATTCATGAGAAAGACAGAGAAACCGGAAGAAACTGTTCTGGCTGTCTGCAATTTCGCGGCAATCCCATATGAAAACTACAATGTGGGAGTTCCTTTTGCTGGCAAATATAAAGAAATCTTTAACAGTGATGATAAAAAGTACGGTGGTAATGGTGTAGTAAATACGAGAGTTAAAGCAGCGAAGAAGGCTGAGTGTGATGAGAGAGAGTATTCCATCACATTGAAGCTTCCGGCACTTGGCGTGGCAGTCTTTACCTGCACTCCGGAAGAAACTGAGAAAAAGCCTGCTGCCGAGCACAGCCAGATCAAGAAATCCATCACCAAGACAAGAACTGTACGCAAGGCTGCCGGGAAAACAAAAGCAACTGTAAAAACTGCAGTGAAACCGGTGACGAAAAAGGTGACAAAAGAAGCACCCCAAATAGTGAATAAAACGGAGGAGAAAATACCGGTCAAAAAGGACTTGACAGAGAAGAAATAA
- a CDS encoding carbohydrate kinase family protein, which translates to MGNKAFDVTALGELLIDFTENGNSAQGNPMLEANPGGAPCNVLAMLEKLGKKTAFIGKVGNDMFGTQLKNAVEEVGIDTRNLVIDNEVHTTLAFVHTYPDGDRDFSFYRNPGADMMLTKDEIQEDLIRDSRIFHFGTLSSTHEGVREATRYAIDVAKEAGCIVSFDPNLRPPLWKSLDDAKAEIEYGLGKCDILKISDNEVEFLFGTTDYDKGAALLKEKYNIPLILITLGKDGSRAYYKDMKVEAAPFLQEKTIETTGAGDTFCASSLNYVLEHGLDNLTEENLKELLTFANAAASLITTRKGALRVMSTKEEVLDFMKSRGC; encoded by the coding sequence ATGGGAAACAAAGCCTTTGACGTAACCGCATTAGGCGAATTATTGATTGACTTTACTGAAAACGGAAACAGCGCACAGGGAAATCCAATGCTGGAAGCCAATCCGGGCGGTGCTCCATGCAACGTGCTTGCAATGCTTGAGAAGCTTGGCAAAAAAACTGCATTCATCGGCAAAGTCGGAAACGACATGTTCGGAACCCAGCTTAAGAATGCCGTAGAGGAAGTAGGGATCGACACCCGCAACCTTGTGATCGACAACGAGGTACACACAACACTTGCCTTTGTACATACTTATCCTGACGGAGACAGAGATTTCTCCTTCTACCGTAACCCGGGTGCAGATATGATGCTTACCAAAGACGAAATCCAGGAAGACCTGATCAGAGATTCCAGAATCTTCCACTTCGGAACTCTTTCTTCCACTCACGAAGGAGTACGCGAAGCAACCCGCTATGCCATCGATGTTGCAAAAGAAGCCGGATGTATCGTCAGCTTCGACCCGAACCTTCGTCCGCCATTATGGAAATCTCTGGATGACGCAAAGGCAGAGATCGAATACGGCCTTGGCAAATGCGATATTCTGAAAATCTCAGATAACGAAGTTGAATTCCTGTTCGGAACTACAGACTATGACAAAGGCGCCGCACTTCTGAAAGAGAAATATAACATTCCGCTTATCCTTATCACACTTGGAAAAGACGGAAGCCGCGCTTACTACAAAGACATGAAAGTAGAGGCTGCTCCTTTCCTTCAGGAAAAGACTATCGAAACAACAGGTGCAGGCGATACCTTCTGCGCAAGTTCCTTAAATTATGTTCTGGAACATGGTCTGGACAATCTGACAGAAGAAAACTTAAAAGAACTGCTCACATTCGCAAATGCGGCAGCTTCTCTGATCACCACACGCAAGGGTGCTCTTCGCGTTATGTCCACCAAAGAAGAGGTTCTTGACTTTATGAAATCAAGAGGATGTTAA